One Xyrauchen texanus isolate HMW12.3.18 chromosome 34, RBS_HiC_50CHRs, whole genome shotgun sequence genomic window carries:
- the LOC127627320 gene encoding cytochrome c oxidase subunit 7B, mitochondrial-like, giving the protein MYRLAKAAFNLSSQSAGQVAVRHKSDLSQDLHAKYGAPLLISGVTFCTAVWAYVITSTGIAWNLSPVGKVQPKEWKE; this is encoded by the exons ATGTATCGCCTTGCCAAGGCTGCTTTCAACCTCTCCA GTCAAAGTGCCGGTCAGGTGGCTGTGCGACACAAGTCTGATCTATCCCAAGACCTTCATGCAAAATATGGAGCCCCTCTGCTGATTTCTGGAGTCACATTTTGCACGGCTGTTTGGGCATAT GTGATCACATCGACAGGCATCGCATGGAACCTGTCACCTGTAGGCAAGGTGCAGCCCAAGGAAtggaaggagtaa
- the LOC127627299 gene encoding phosphoglycerate kinase 1: protein MSLSNKLTLDKVDVKGKRVIMRVDFNVPMKDKVITNNQRIKAAVPSIQHCLDNGAKAVVLMSHLGRPDGVPMPDKYSLEPVAAELKNLLGKDVQFLKDCVGPDVEKACADPPAGSVILLENLRFHVAEEGKGKDASGNKTKASQAEIDSFRASLSKLGDVYVNDAFGTAHRAHSSMVGVNLPQKAAGFLMKKELDYFAMALEKPQKPFLAILGGAKVKDKIQLINNMLDKVNEMIIGGGMAFTFLKVLNNMEIGTSLYDEEGAKIVKDLMAKAEKNGVKIALPVDFVTADKFDENATTGTASVADGIPAGWMGLDCGPESSKLYAEAVARAKQIVWNGPVGVFEWDNFSRGTKNLMDKVVEATKNGCITIIGGGDTATCCAKWDTEDKVSHVSTGGGASLELLEGKVLPGVDALSNV from the exons ATGTCTCTGTCAAACAAACTCACTTTGGACAAGGTAGATGTGAAAGGAAAGCGCGTGATCATGAG GGTTGACTTTAATGTCCCCATGAAGGATAAGGTGATAACAAATAACCAGAG AATTAAGGCTGCAGTCCCATCCATTCAGCACTGTTTAGATAATGGGGCTAAAGCTGTGGTCTTGATGAGCCACTTGGGCCGGCCTGATGGGGTCCCCATGCCAGACAAATACTCTCTGGAGCCTGTAGCAGCAGAACTCAAGAACCTGCTGGGAAA AGATGTTCAGTTCCTGAAGGACTGTGTGGGTCCAGATGTGGAGAAGGCCTGTGCGGACCCACCTGCTGGTTCTGTCATTCTGCTGGAGAACCTGCGGTTTCATGTGGCCGAGGAGGGCAAGGGCAAAGATGCATCGGGTAACAAG ACCAAAGCAAGCCAAGCGGAAATTGACTCTTTCCGAGCCTCCCTGTCCAAGTTGGGTGACGTCTATGTCAACGATGCCTTTGGAACTGCGCACAGAGCTCATAG CTCCATGGTTGGAGTGAACCTACCTCAGAAAGCTGCTGGTTTCCTGATGAAGAAGGAGCTAGACTATTTTGCCATGGCCCTTGAGAAACCACAGAAGCCTTTCCTGGCTATCCTTGGAGG GGCCAAGGTCAAAGATAAGATTCAGCTGATCAACAACATGTTGGACAAGGTGAATGAGATGATCATTGGGGGAGGAATGGCATTTACTTTCCTCAAGGTGCTCAACAATATGGAG ATTGGCACTTCCCTCTATGACGAAgagggtgccaaaattgtgaaagACCTGATGGCTAAGGCCGAGAAGAACGGTGTGAAGATCgcacttcctgtagattttgtcacTGCCGACAAGTTTGATGAGAATGCCACTACAGGGACTGCATCTGTTGCAGATGGTATTCCAGCTGGCTGGATG GGTCTGGACTGTGGTCCTGAGAGCTCAAAGCTCTATGCAGAGGCTGTAGCCAGAGCCAAGCAGATTGTGTGGAATGGACCTGTCGGTGTGTTCGAATGGGACAACTTCTCTCGCGGAACCAAGAACTTGATGGACAAAGTTGTGGAAGCGACCAAAAATGGCTGCATCACCATTATTG GTGGGGGAGACACGGCTACCTGCTGTGCCAAGTGGGACACTGAGGACAAGGTCAGTCATGTGAGCACAGGGGGTGGAGCAAGTCTGGAGCTGCTGGAGGGTAAAGTTTTGCCTGGTGTGGATGCCCTCAGCAACGTATAA